In the genome of Perca fluviatilis chromosome 4, GENO_Pfluv_1.0, whole genome shotgun sequence, one region contains:
- the si:dkey-195m11.8 gene encoding fidgetin, giving the protein MLSPVTPYSLLKMHWSPEHAAPLSQWPEQHLDVTSTTSPPSAHKHDPYATAGRRSYAPAGYPWASDDISALTASSLLKRYAEKYSGLELSYERPPTGAYSEPGAFLKAESEPWALGQGMECYPGMEALTGTKVGSASVGIPTTGSVTVVSSNLASEPGYSGAGSCSAPSSQEYHPAYNSTYLSSGYCPQPSAALPPAPLHSLQAAPTLVPSYSASTPVYNYPPGCYPQTSLSSGYSHPSASYLPPGISAPTPLAPRPTMVGGNYSYPSHSLGGSSEGGVPLKRKAFEMAEEGQEGGEVDGSRYRKYSNGHGNSHSKGHGNGYDMSGSTSDPQAYKPGKPMMSPPYGGAGDYSPPSGQAGESVSGEHNFPQQQRMSMKIPASHTGSEDPTAGR; this is encoded by the coding sequence GTCTGTTGAAGATGCACTGGTCCCCGGAGCACGCCGCCCCCTTATCTCAGTGGCCTGAGCAGCACCTAGATGTCACCTCTACTACCTCGCCGCCGTCTGCCCACAAACACGACCCCTATGCTACGGCTGGTCGCCGTAGCTATGCCCCTGCAGGTTACCCTTGGGCAAGTGATGACATATCAGCCCTTACTGCTTCTTCTCTGCTCAAACGCTACGCTGAGAAGTACTCGGGCTTGGAGCTGTCCTATGAACGCCCTCCTACAGGGGCCTACTCAGAGCCTGGAGCTTTCCTGAAAGCTGAATCTGAGCCATGGGCACTGGGTCAGGGCATGGAGTGTTATCCTGGAATGGAGGCATTAACTGGCACCAAGGTGGGCTCTGCATCTGTGGGCATCCCAACCACAGGAAGTGTGACAGTAGTGAGCAGTAACTTGGCCTCTGAGCCAGGCTACAGTGGCGCTGGCTCCTGCAGTGCCCCGTCATCTCAGGAATACCATCCTGCCTACAACAGCACCTACCTGTCCTCAGGATACTGCCCTCAGCCCAGCGCAGCACTTCCCCCTGCCCCTCTACACTCTTTGCAGGCCGCACCCACTCTGGTGCCCAGCTACAGCGCCAGCACTCCTGTCTACAACTACCCTCCAGGGTGCTACCCCCAAACAAGCCTGTCTTCTGGATACAGCCACCCCAGTGCCTCCTACCTGCCCCCTGGGATTAGCGCCCCCACTCCTCTGGCCCCTAGGCCCACCATGGTGGGGGGCAATTACAGCTACCCATCTCACAGCCTTGGAGGGAGCTCCGAGGGAGGAGTGCCACTGAAACGCAAGGCCTTTGAGATGGCAGAGGAAggacaggagggaggagaggtggACGGATCGCGCTACAGAAAGTATAGCAACGGCCATGGAAACAGTCACAGCAAAGGTCACGGCAATGGCTACGATATGAGCGGCTCGACCTCAGACCCGCAGGCCTACAAACCTGGAAAGCCCATGATGTCACCCCCTTATGGCGGGGCAGGGGACTACAGCCCACCATCAGGCCAAGCAGGAGAGAGTGTGTCAGGGGAGCACAACTTTCCTCAGCAACAAAGAATGTCTATGAAGATACCTGCATCGCACACAGGATCTGAGGACCCCACTGCAGGGCGCTGA